From Haloarcula sp. CBA1127, a single genomic window includes:
- a CDS encoding biotin transporter BioY translates to MATEQSVDLVDDDTVGWFTKAVLLAALTAALAQLSIPIGPVVFSLQPFGMFFAGLLLGPLWGGVALLLYLLVGIAGAPVFSNGAAGIGYVIAGKTGGFLVGFLVGAVVAGAIAHRSLAPKPVANLSVLIQVVALTAAVAVVYAIGIPWMAVVTGLPFARAAATMAPFIPFDLLKLGIAIAIVQGGYLAGR, encoded by the coding sequence ATGGCAACAGAGCAATCCGTCGACCTTGTCGATGACGACACTGTGGGCTGGTTCACGAAGGCGGTGCTGCTCGCGGCGCTGACCGCGGCGCTCGCACAGCTATCTATCCCGATCGGACCGGTAGTGTTCTCGCTGCAGCCGTTCGGGATGTTTTTCGCCGGCCTGCTTCTGGGGCCGCTGTGGGGCGGCGTCGCTCTCCTGTTGTACCTGCTGGTCGGTATCGCCGGCGCTCCGGTGTTCTCGAACGGGGCCGCAGGTATCGGGTATGTCATTGCCGGGAAGACCGGCGGCTTCCTCGTCGGCTTCCTCGTCGGTGCGGTCGTCGCTGGCGCTATCGCACACCGGAGCCTGGCGCCGAAACCGGTCGCTAACCTCTCTGTCCTGATACAGGTCGTCGCGCTCACCGCAGCGGTTGCCGTCGTATATGCAATCGGCATCCCGTGGATGGCAGTGGTCACCGGACTGCCGTTCGCCCGCGCCGCGGCTACCATGGCTCCGTTCATCCCGTTTGACCTCCTGAAGCTCGGTATCGCGATCGCCATCGTGCAGGGTGGGTATCTCGCCGGTCGATGA
- a CDS encoding energy-coupling factor ABC transporter ATP-binding protein translates to MIEVSDLRYRYGDVDVLDGVTLSIPDGQYCLLVGPNGSGKTTLVRHLNALLTPDTGTVTVDGTDVTDDPVVARTRIGMVFQHPRDQFVAATVAADVAFGPENLGLDRAEIDRRVETALDAVDLGDAAESRIDALSGGEQARVAIAGALAMEPDYLVLDEPLVGLDWPARKSVLDHLDALVADGTGVIVVTHDLRDLHERADRLVALHAGDVVLDASPAEALDALPDLGIRDPRC, encoded by the coding sequence ATGATCGAGGTCAGCGACCTGCGCTATCGGTACGGCGATGTCGATGTTCTTGACGGGGTCACGCTGTCGATACCTGATGGTCAGTACTGTCTGCTCGTCGGCCCGAACGGGAGCGGCAAGACGACGCTCGTCCGGCATCTCAACGCTCTGCTGACGCCCGACACCGGCACGGTCACCGTCGACGGGACCGACGTGACGGACGACCCCGTCGTCGCCCGGACACGTATCGGGATGGTGTTCCAGCACCCCCGCGACCAGTTCGTCGCTGCGACCGTGGCGGCTGACGTGGCCTTCGGTCCGGAAAACCTCGGGCTCGACAGGGCCGAAATCGACCGCCGAGTCGAAACGGCGCTCGACGCTGTCGACCTCGGTGACGCCGCTGAGAGCCGTATTGACGCCCTCTCCGGCGGCGAACAAGCCCGTGTCGCCATCGCCGGGGCACTCGCCATGGAGCCGGACTATCTCGTGCTTGACGAACCGCTTGTCGGGCTCGACTGGCCGGCACGGAAGTCAGTGCTTGACCACCTCGACGCGCTGGTCGCTGATGGCACAGGCGTCATCGTCGTCACACACGACCTCCGGGACCTCCACGAGCGGGCCGACCGCCTCGTCGCGCTGCACGCGGGGGACGTCGTTCTCGACGCGTCGCCAGCCGAAGCGCTTGATGCCCTTCCGGACCTCGGCATCCGAGACCCGCGATGTTGA
- a CDS encoding energy-coupling factor transporter transmembrane protein EcfT translates to MLSYRPGATFAHRLDPRSKLLVQFGLAIAAVAHPTLPWLIGTTAFALGTLAAARLSPLAVLRSYRVVLAVLAVAPFVAGVALGPPWFRVDPALRSALHVGRILPVLLVSAAYLTSTPVRDTRAAVQRLVPGKPGQILGIGMALVVRLFPLVLADVREVRDAIHARGGEARPLWDRARLLAVRSLERTLDRSDRLSVALRARCFAWNPTLPPLAFDRRDYPVLAIGIALAVSPLVPV, encoded by the coding sequence ATGTTGAGCTACCGACCCGGCGCGACGTTCGCGCATCGGCTGGACCCGCGGTCGAAGCTGCTGGTCCAGTTCGGGCTCGCTATTGCCGCGGTCGCGCACCCCACGCTCCCGTGGCTTATCGGGACGACCGCGTTCGCGCTGGGCACGCTCGCGGCGGCGCGACTCTCGCCGCTGGCCGTCCTGCGCTCCTATCGGGTCGTCCTTGCCGTGCTGGCGGTGGCCCCGTTCGTCGCTGGCGTGGCGCTCGGTCCACCGTGGTTTCGGGTCGACCCGGCGTTGCGCTCGGCGTTGCACGTCGGGCGCATCCTTCCGGTGTTGCTCGTCAGCGCCGCCTACCTCACGTCGACGCCGGTCCGGGACACCCGGGCGGCGGTCCAGCGTCTGGTACCCGGGAAGCCCGGCCAGATTCTCGGCATCGGGATGGCGCTCGTCGTCCGGTTGTTCCCGCTGGTGCTCGCTGACGTTCGCGAGGTGCGCGATGCGATCCACGCCCGTGGCGGCGAGGCCCGCCCGCTGTGGGACCGTGCTCGGCTACTCGCCGTCCGGTCGCTGGAACGGACGCTCGACCGCTCTGACCGGCTCTCGGTCGCCCTGCGGGCCCGCTGTTTCGCGTGGAACCCAACGCTGCCGCCGCTTGCCTTCGACCGTCGTGACTACCCGGTGCTCGCCATCGGCATCGCGCTGGCGGTGTCGCCGCTTGTCCCGGTCTAA
- a CDS encoding PAS domain S-box protein, which yields MTEALRGRHLDGESDVVGEQIRVLHIDDDPDFVAVAADSLEAVDDRISVETATSARDGLDRLAEDGFDAVVSDYDMPEMNGIELLDAIRETNPDLPFILFTGKGSEEVASEAISMGVTDYLQKSFGVEVYELLANRIENAVSESRAKRQAAESERRVRELTEATNDILWEFTADLSEVLVINSAYEDIWGRSVAKLRDNPHDFLNGIHPEDRELMKDAMRRLMHGESADVECRVNATEAYQRWVWIQGEPITNDAGEIVRVAGFARDITERRNRERELGATKNQLAEHNQTLRKLYEISADPDASFEEKIQAVLDLGRERLGTAGAFLSANDTDRDEFTVRYASGSDERLTPGTVTPLSESYCRKMIDTGSVMAIAEASEEGWASDPAYDRWEYETYISSEVRVCSAHSGTLCFVDRTPRKSPFTEEEKTFVHLATQWVSYELERQQREQRLERYKEYTDDMLDAIDDVFYVLDSDGRFRRWNESLLNVTGYSAAEVAGTHGAEFFPEEYRDLVGAAIESVFEGDTTRVEAPFITKSGDQIPHEFTATRVEDPDGNPMLAGIGRDITERKAREQELTRTKELLDQAQRIASVGGWEIDVTSEPPEMTVTSEFYRLHGLTPDDELSIDSIIDLYHPDDRETVRTEFHRAIETAEGYDMEVRIGDGDHYRWVRALCKPVTENGDVVKLRGSVQDITDRKLRERELEGARERMEIALETTNAVVWDREFESGGLSYYPGSETLYGTDIESLDEFLPLVHPEDQRDVAARIESATETGTYEAEFRIARDGEVRWMEAKGRVESDSDGTPVRAIGIDRDITERKRREQELEDTNERLEEFTSIVSHDLRNPLSVAEGRIELAQQESDSEHLDSASDALERMRTLIDDLLAAARDEQSAVDAGVVALTDTAEQCWHNVETSDAELAVETDAVVRADRSRLEQLLENLFSNSVEHGGDDVTITLGELDDGFYVEDDGEGIDEANRSRVFETGYSTSDAGTGFGLWIVAEIADAHDWSVTIDEGSEGGARFEITDVDIVE from the coding sequence ATGACCGAGGCGCTTCGTGGTCGGCATCTCGACGGGGAAAGCGATGTCGTCGGCGAACAGATTCGGGTATTACACATCGACGACGATCCCGACTTCGTAGCTGTCGCAGCAGATTCCCTAGAGGCCGTAGACGACCGAATCTCCGTCGAAACCGCGACCAGCGCACGAGACGGGCTCGACCGGCTCGCCGAAGACGGGTTCGACGCTGTCGTCTCCGACTACGATATGCCGGAGATGAACGGCATCGAACTGCTCGATGCAATTCGGGAAACGAACCCGGATCTACCGTTCATTCTGTTCACCGGCAAGGGCAGCGAAGAGGTGGCCAGCGAAGCGATCTCGATGGGCGTCACCGACTATCTACAGAAGTCGTTCGGTGTCGAGGTGTACGAGCTACTGGCCAACCGCATCGAAAACGCGGTCTCCGAGTCCCGCGCAAAGCGACAGGCCGCCGAGTCGGAACGGCGCGTCCGGGAACTCACCGAGGCAACCAACGATATCCTCTGGGAGTTCACGGCCGACCTGAGCGAAGTCCTCGTGATCAACTCCGCCTACGAGGATATCTGGGGGCGGTCAGTGGCCAAACTCCGTGACAACCCCCACGATTTCCTGAACGGTATCCATCCCGAAGACCGCGAACTGATGAAAGACGCGATGCGGCGTCTCATGCACGGCGAGTCGGCTGACGTCGAATGCCGTGTCAACGCAACAGAGGCGTATCAGCGCTGGGTCTGGATACAGGGCGAGCCGATCACGAACGACGCCGGAGAGATAGTTCGCGTGGCCGGATTCGCTCGTGACATCACCGAGCGGCGGAACCGCGAGCGTGAACTCGGAGCCACCAAGAACCAGCTCGCAGAGCACAACCAGACGCTCCGGAAGCTCTACGAAATCAGCGCCGACCCCGACGCCTCGTTTGAAGAGAAGATACAGGCGGTTCTGGACCTTGGTCGGGAGCGCCTTGGGACCGCTGGCGCGTTCCTGTCCGCGAACGATACTGACCGCGACGAGTTCACCGTGCGCTATGCGAGCGGGAGCGACGAACGGCTCACGCCGGGAACGGTCACGCCGCTGTCGGAGTCGTACTGCCGGAAGATGATCGATACAGGGAGCGTCATGGCAATTGCGGAGGCATCCGAAGAAGGGTGGGCCTCGGACCCGGCTTACGACCGCTGGGAATACGAGACGTACATCAGCAGCGAGGTCCGTGTCTGTAGCGCGCATTCAGGGACGCTCTGTTTCGTCGACCGCACACCCCGCAAGAGCCCGTTCACAGAGGAGGAGAAGACGTTCGTCCATCTCGCAACGCAGTGGGTGAGCTACGAACTCGAACGCCAGCAGCGTGAACAGCGCCTCGAGCGGTACAAGGAGTACACCGACGATATGCTGGACGCCATCGACGACGTGTTCTACGTCCTCGACAGCGACGGCCGCTTCCGGCGCTGGAACGAGAGTCTGCTGAACGTGACTGGCTACTCGGCTGCCGAAGTCGCCGGGACCCACGGAGCCGAGTTCTTCCCGGAGGAGTATCGGGACCTCGTTGGGGCCGCTATCGAATCGGTGTTCGAGGGTGACACAACCCGCGTGGAAGCACCGTTTATTACGAAATCGGGGGACCAGATCCCTCACGAGTTCACGGCGACCCGCGTCGAGGACCCCGATGGGAACCCGATGCTGGCCGGTATCGGCCGGGATATCACCGAACGGAAGGCACGCGAACAGGAGCTTACGCGGACGAAAGAACTCCTCGACCAGGCCCAGCGGATCGCGAGTGTCGGCGGCTGGGAGATAGATGTGACAAGCGAACCGCCGGAGATGACGGTGACAAGCGAGTTCTACCGGCTGCACGGACTGACCCCGGACGACGAACTGAGCATCGACTCTATCATCGACCTGTACCACCCCGACGACAGGGAAACTGTCAGGACTGAGTTCCATCGGGCAATAGAAACGGCCGAAGGGTACGACATGGAGGTGCGTATCGGCGACGGCGACCACTACCGATGGGTTCGCGCGCTGTGTAAACCGGTCACCGAGAACGGCGACGTTGTCAAACTCCGTGGCTCTGTCCAGGATATCACGGACCGAAAGCTCCGGGAGCGCGAACTAGAAGGGGCTCGCGAGCGGATGGAAATCGCGCTAGAGACCACGAATGCGGTCGTCTGGGACCGCGAGTTCGAGTCCGGCGGCCTGTCGTACTACCCCGGGTCCGAGACGCTGTACGGCACTGACATCGAGTCGCTGGACGAGTTTTTACCGCTGGTCCATCCCGAGGACCAGCGGGACGTGGCGGCACGCATCGAATCGGCGACCGAGACCGGCACGTACGAAGCCGAGTTCCGAATCGCCCGTGACGGCGAGGTCCGCTGGATGGAGGCGAAGGGCCGGGTCGAATCCGACAGCGACGGGACGCCGGTCCGGGCGATCGGTATCGACCGTGACATCACCGAGCGCAAGCGACGCGAGCAGGAACTGGAGGACACGAACGAACGTCTCGAAGAGTTCACCAGCATCGTCAGCCACGACCTCAGGAACCCACTATCCGTCGCCGAGGGACGCATCGAACTGGCCCAGCAGGAGTCCGACAGCGAACACCTCGACAGCGCCAGTGACGCGCTCGAACGGATGCGAACGCTCATCGACGACCTGCTCGCAGCCGCACGCGATGAGCAGTCAGCGGTTGACGCCGGCGTAGTTGCGCTCACGGACACGGCCGAACAGTGCTGGCACAACGTCGAAACCAGCGACGCCGAACTCGCTGTCGAGACGGACGCCGTCGTTCGTGCTGACAGGAGCCGATTGGAACAACTGCTCGAGAACCTGTTCAGCAACAGCGTGGAACACGGCGGCGACGACGTGACAATCACCCTCGGGGAGCTAGACGACGGCTTCTACGTCGAAGACGACGGCGAAGGTATCGACGAGGCGAACCGGTCGCGCGTGTTCGAGACCGGATACTCGACATCAGACGCCGGGACGGGGTTCGGGCTCTGGATCGTCGCGGAAATCGCCGACGCTCACGACTGGTCGGTGACTATCGACGAGGGGAGCGAGGGCGGCGCACGGTTCGAGATTACCGATGTCGATATCGTGGAGTGA
- a CDS encoding DUF5781 family protein, with the protein MDVHVQGGPAEPFLGARDLFSTEHDLNRPVTVRVREDPDERTRVSHSDDTHRLTISRQAATSAMARELALHEYAHMHHHERGHPSHTQSTREAIYLALAGRSVEQRKLTHCYQIANHMKDVYADDIWMPVVPGDKLVPFLEASLAAAVADRPGDPPTWDRSTSSTRVRHPSEPAARLTPAADPDITAVNAAFALALCERHDLVGSDHRLYDLAHAAAQDAESVNLAEFKRHFAALSPEPNESEFRKALVDVTRAYAGSGGRAAD; encoded by the coding sequence ATGGACGTGCACGTGCAGGGTGGGCCGGCCGAACCGTTTCTCGGAGCGAGGGACCTCTTCTCGACGGAACACGACCTGAACCGACCAGTGACTGTCCGGGTCCGGGAGGACCCTGACGAGCGCACCCGTGTCAGCCACAGCGACGACACCCACAGGCTGACAATCTCCCGTCAAGCCGCGACGAGCGCGATGGCCCGCGAACTGGCGTTACACGAATACGCGCACATGCATCACCACGAACGCGGGCATCCGTCACACACGCAGTCGACGCGGGAAGCCATTTACCTCGCGCTGGCGGGGCGCTCGGTCGAGCAGCGAAAGCTCACGCACTGTTACCAGATCGCCAACCACATGAAAGACGTCTACGCCGACGACATCTGGATGCCGGTGGTGCCCGGCGACAAACTGGTTCCGTTTCTGGAAGCCAGCCTCGCGGCTGCCGTCGCGGACCGCCCCGGCGATCCGCCGACCTGGGATCGCTCGACATCGTCGACTCGGGTTCGACATCCAAGCGAACCGGCCGCGCGGCTGACGCCGGCTGCAGATCCGGACATCACAGCTGTCAACGCAGCGTTCGCCCTTGCGCTGTGTGAACGCCACGATCTGGTCGGCTCGGACCACCGGCTGTACGACCTCGCCCATGCCGCGGCCCAGGACGCCGAATCGGTCAACCTCGCGGAGTTTAAGCGCCACTTCGCGGCACTCTCGCCTGAGCCGAATGAGTCCGAGTTCCGGAAGGCGCTCGTCGACGTGACTCGCGCGTACGCTGGCAGCGGCGGCCGCGCAGCAGACTGA
- a CDS encoding PLP-dependent aspartate aminotransferase family protein, with protein sequence MTRRPHLDTIAVDTETTSAAGDVTLPIHLSSTYELAGLDTNLSLEDIDPGDGEFLYSRLSNPTRHGLEQELAALEGGEQAYAFSSGTAAVATAVLSLVEPGDHVVAFDDLYAGTRRMFETLFRDQLGVDVEFVDATDADAVAAAMTPETELVWVETPTNPGIRLCDIDAIAAVAADYDATVGVDNTFASPYFQQPLSLGADLVVHSTTKYLNGHSDAVGGALITDDPEVAERVEFRQQIALGNMLAPFDSYLISRGIKTLGVRMTRHENNAMALAQYLDDHERVEAVHYPGLESHPQHDLAREQMQGFGGVLSFELAGEMADAKRFLEALETVTLAVSLGGVESLAELPAAMTHEPLSPAARDELGISDTLIRLSVGIEDVEDLRADLERGFAALES encoded by the coding sequence ATGACTCGACGTCCACACCTCGACACGATTGCAGTCGATACCGAGACGACGTCAGCAGCAGGGGATGTCACGCTCCCGATACACCTCTCCTCAACCTACGAACTGGCCGGGCTCGACACGAACCTGTCTCTAGAGGACATCGACCCCGGGGACGGGGAGTTCCTCTACTCGCGGCTGTCGAACCCGACACGACACGGTCTCGAACAGGAGTTAGCCGCGCTCGAAGGCGGAGAGCAGGCCTATGCCTTCAGTTCGGGGACGGCAGCCGTCGCAACAGCGGTGCTCTCACTAGTCGAACCGGGCGACCATGTCGTCGCGTTCGACGACCTCTACGCGGGCACGCGACGAATGTTCGAAACGCTGTTCCGGGACCAGCTTGGGGTCGACGTGGAGTTCGTCGATGCGACCGATGCCGACGCTGTAGCGGCCGCGATGACACCGGAAACGGAGTTAGTCTGGGTTGAAACTCCGACGAACCCTGGTATCAGACTGTGCGACATCGACGCGATTGCGGCCGTCGCCGCCGACTACGACGCGACGGTCGGGGTCGACAACACCTTCGCGAGTCCGTACTTCCAACAGCCGCTATCGCTCGGTGCGGACCTCGTGGTCCACAGCACAACGAAGTACCTCAACGGCCACAGCGATGCCGTCGGCGGCGCGCTGATTACCGACGACCCCGAGGTGGCCGAACGGGTCGAGTTCCGCCAACAAATCGCGCTCGGGAATATGCTCGCCCCGTTCGACAGCTATCTCATCTCACGAGGCATCAAGACGCTGGGTGTCCGGATGACTCGCCACGAGAACAACGCTATGGCCCTCGCGCAGTACCTCGACGACCACGAGCGCGTCGAAGCGGTCCACTACCCGGGGTTAGAGAGCCATCCACAGCACGACCTCGCCCGGGAGCAGATGCAGGGCTTTGGCGGCGTGCTCTCGTTCGAACTGGCCGGAGAGATGGCCGACGCAAAGCGCTTCCTCGAAGCGTTAGAGACGGTGACGCTGGCAGTCAGCCTCGGCGGTGTCGAGAGCCTAGCGGAACTTCCGGCGGCGATGACACACGAACCGCTCTCACCGGCGGCGCGGGACGAACTCGGCATCTCCGATACACTCATCCGCCTTTCGGTGGGGATCGAGGACGTCGAGGACCTCCGGGCCGACCTGGAGCGCGGTTTCGCGGCGCTCGAGTCCTGA
- a CDS encoding elongation factor EF-2, producing MGRRKKIVQECETLMDDPEHIRNIAIAAHVDHGKTTLTDNLLAGAGMISDDTAGEQLAMDTEEDEQERGITIDAANVSMTHEYEDQNHLINLIDTPGHVDFGGDVTRAMRAVDGALVVVDAVEGAMPQTETVLRQALREGVKPTLFINKVDRLISELQEGPEEMQKRLLAVIQDVNDLIRGMTEEMDDIEDWTVSVEEGTVGFGSALYKWGVSMPSMQRTGMDFGEIMELERNDNRQELHERTPLSDVVLDMVCEHFPNPVDAQPMRVPRIWRGDAESQLAEDMAMVNEDGEVVLMVTDIGVDPHAGEIAAGRVFSGTLEKGQELYVSGTAGKNRIQSVGIYMGGEREEVEHVPAGNIAAVTGLKDAIAGSTVSSEEMTPFESIEHISEPVITKSVEAQNMDDLPKLIETLQQVAKEDPTIQVEINEDTGEHLISGQGELHLEVIGQRIERNQGIPINTGEPIVVYREAPQEDSREVEGRSPNNHNRFYISIEPLGEDIVETIKMGEASMDMPELERREALQEAGMDKDDSQNIEHIHGTNILLDETKGIQHLNETMELVIEGLEEALDDGPLASEPVQGSLIRLHDARLHEDAIHRGPAQVIPAVREAVHNSLIDASIKLLEPIQQVRIDVPNDHMGAASGEIQGRRGRVDDMYQEGDLMVVEGVAPVDEMIGFSSDIRSATEGRASWNTENAGFQVLADNLQPDKISEIRERKGMKQELNPAIDYF from the coding sequence ATGGGCCGACGTAAGAAAATCGTCCAAGAATGTGAGACACTGATGGACGATCCGGAGCACATCCGGAACATCGCCATCGCTGCTCACGTCGATCACGGAAAGACGACACTGACAGACAATCTGCTGGCCGGTGCCGGCATGATTTCCGACGACACCGCCGGCGAACAGCTGGCGATGGACACCGAGGAAGACGAACAGGAACGTGGGATCACCATCGACGCGGCTAACGTTTCGATGACCCACGAGTACGAGGACCAGAACCACCTCATCAACCTTATCGACACCCCTGGCCACGTCGACTTCGGTGGCGACGTGACCCGTGCGATGCGTGCCGTCGACGGCGCGCTGGTGGTCGTCGACGCCGTCGAGGGCGCGATGCCCCAGACCGAGACGGTGCTCCGGCAGGCGCTCCGCGAGGGCGTCAAGCCGACGCTGTTCATCAACAAGGTCGACCGCCTCATCTCCGAACTTCAGGAAGGCCCTGAAGAGATGCAGAAGCGCCTGCTCGCGGTCATCCAGGACGTCAACGACCTCATCCGCGGCATGACCGAGGAGATGGACGACATCGAGGACTGGACGGTCTCCGTCGAGGAAGGGACCGTCGGCTTCGGCTCCGCACTGTACAAGTGGGGCGTCTCGATGCCGTCGATGCAGCGGACCGGCATGGACTTCGGCGAAATCATGGAACTCGAGCGCAATGACAACCGCCAGGAACTCCACGAGCGGACGCCGCTGTCCGACGTGGTGCTCGACATGGTGTGTGAGCACTTCCCCAACCCTGTCGACGCCCAGCCGATGCGCGTTCCGCGTATCTGGCGTGGCGACGCCGAATCCCAGCTCGCCGAGGACATGGCGATGGTCAACGAAGACGGCGAAGTCGTCCTGATGGTCACCGACATCGGTGTCGACCCCCACGCCGGCGAGATCGCCGCCGGTCGTGTCTTCTCCGGCACGCTGGAGAAGGGTCAGGAGCTGTACGTCTCCGGAACTGCGGGCAAGAACCGCATCCAGAGCGTCGGCATCTACATGGGTGGCGAACGCGAGGAAGTCGAGCACGTTCCCGCCGGGAACATCGCCGCCGTCACGGGCCTCAAGGACGCCATCGCTGGCTCCACCGTCTCAAGCGAGGAGATGACGCCGTTCGAGTCCATCGAGCACATCTCGGAGCCGGTCATCACGAAGTCCGTTGAGGCACAGAACATGGACGACCTGCCGAAGCTCATCGAGACGCTCCAGCAGGTCGCCAAGGAAGACCCGACCATTCAGGTCGAAATTAACGAGGACACCGGCGAGCACCTCATCTCCGGGCAGGGTGAACTCCACCTGGAAGTCATCGGCCAGCGTATCGAGCGCAACCAGGGCATCCCGATCAACACCGGTGAGCCGATTGTTGTCTACCGCGAGGCCCCGCAGGAAGACAGCCGCGAAGTCGAAGGTCGGTCGCCGAACAACCACAACCGCTTCTACATCAGCATCGAGCCGCTCGGCGAGGACATCGTCGAGACGATCAAGATGGGCGAGGCGTCGATGGACATGCCGGAACTGGAGCGCCGTGAAGCGCTGCAGGAGGCCGGCATGGACAAGGACGACTCCCAGAACATCGAGCACATCCACGGGACCAACATCCTGCTTGATGAGACGAAGGGTATCCAGCACCTCAACGAGACGATGGAGCTCGTCATCGAAGGTCTCGAAGAGGCCCTCGATGACGGCCCGCTCGCGTCCGAGCCGGTCCAGGGGTCGCTCATCCGTCTCCACGACGCCCGCCTCCACGAGGACGCCATCCACCGCGGTCCGGCCCAGGTCATCCCGGCCGTCCGCGAGGCCGTGCACAACTCCCTCATCGACGCCAGTATCAAGCTGCTGGAGCCGATTCAGCAGGTCCGCATCGACGTGCCCAACGACCACATGGGCGCAGCGAGCGGCGAAATTCAGGGTCGCCGTGGCCGCGTCGACGACATGTACCAGGAAGGTGACCTGATGGTCGTCGAAGGCGTCGCCCCGGTTGACGAGATGATCGGCTTCTCCTCCGACATCCGCTCCGCCACCGAGGGCCGTGCCTCCTGGAACACCGAGAACGCCGGCTTCCAGGTCCTTGCCGACAACCTTCAGCCCGACAAGATCAGCGAGATCCGCGAGCGCAAGGGCATGAAGCAGGAACTGAACCCGGCCATCGACTACTTCTAG
- a CDS encoding amino acid-binding protein — MSDSTDEVRSYTVRLELVDEPGELLRALEPIATNGGNLLSIFHERGNVTPRGHIPVEVDLEATPERFDGIVDALRDAGINVIQAGAEQYSEALTIILTGHLVNTDLSDTLSRIHESTDATVTDLSLSAPEGTDDASSARIRLATEEGAVDETMSAIRTVADEKGLHVIEPLAAGGEA, encoded by the coding sequence ATGAGCGACTCGACCGACGAGGTACGGTCCTACACAGTTCGGCTGGAACTGGTCGACGAACCGGGCGAACTGCTGCGGGCGCTCGAGCCCATCGCCACGAACGGCGGGAACCTCCTCTCTATCTTCCACGAGCGGGGGAACGTGACCCCGCGGGGGCACATCCCCGTGGAGGTTGATCTGGAGGCGACCCCCGAGCGGTTCGACGGAATCGTCGACGCACTCCGGGACGCGGGCATCAACGTCATTCAGGCCGGGGCCGAGCAGTACAGTGAGGCGCTGACCATCATCCTCACCGGCCACCTCGTCAACACTGACCTCTCCGACACACTCTCGCGGATTCACGAATCGACGGACGCGACCGTGACCGACCTCTCGCTGTCGGCACCGGAGGGCACGGACGATGCCTCCAGCGCGCGTATCCGTCTGGCGACGGAGGAAGGGGCGGTCGACGAGACGATGTCCGCTATTCGCACCGTTGCTGATGAAAAGGGACTCCACGTCATCGAGCCACTCGCTGCGGGAGGTGAGGCATGA
- a CDS encoding homoserine dehydrogenase: MKLAVIGAGAVGSSVVELASDHGHSVTAFADSSSAIIDSAGIDTAAVLDRKRTDGVVGDDAPEDALSAEYDVLVEATPTTLGDAEPGFGHIQAALERDRHAVLANKGPVAERYADVRALERESEGNVLFEATVGGAMPILSTIDDFDPSHITAVRGVLNGTANFILSRMATEGLDYEHVLAEAQDLGVAEADPTFDVDGTDAALKGVIIANVLSDDETEYTLDDAEVTGIQEISGSALELARADGRTVRLIAEVVEGSVRVGPRLVPDNAPLAVSGTRNIAQLETEHAGQLNISGRGAGGPETASAVLADIGRL; the protein is encoded by the coding sequence ATGAAACTCGCCGTCATCGGAGCTGGTGCCGTCGGCTCCTCCGTCGTCGAACTGGCGAGCGACCACGGCCATTCAGTTACTGCATTTGCTGACTCCAGTAGCGCCATCATCGACAGCGCCGGTATCGACACTGCTGCGGTTCTCGACCGGAAACGAACCGACGGCGTCGTCGGGGACGACGCACCCGAAGACGCGCTTTCGGCCGAGTACGACGTGCTTGTCGAGGCAACGCCGACGACGCTCGGCGACGCCGAACCCGGCTTCGGACATATCCAGGCCGCGCTTGAACGGGACCGACACGCCGTGCTGGCGAACAAAGGCCCGGTCGCCGAGCGGTACGCAGACGTTCGCGCGCTGGAACGCGAAAGCGAGGGGAATGTGCTGTTCGAGGCGACTGTCGGCGGTGCGATGCCGATTCTGTCGACCATCGACGACTTCGACCCGAGCCATATCACCGCCGTCCGCGGGGTGCTCAACGGCACGGCGAACTTCATCCTCTCGCGGATGGCGACCGAGGGCCTCGATTACGAGCACGTCCTCGCGGAAGCGCAGGACCTCGGCGTCGCCGAGGCTGACCCGACCTTCGACGTGGACGGCACCGACGCGGCGCTGAAAGGCGTCATCATCGCAAACGTCCTGTCCGATGACGAGACGGAGTATACGCTTGACGACGCTGAAGTGACAGGAATTCAGGAGATCTCCGGCAGCGCGCTCGAACTCGCGCGGGCGGACGGCCGGACCGTCCGGCTCATCGCCGAGGTCGTCGAGGGCTCCGTCCGCGTCGGCCCGCGACTCGTGCCGGACAACGCGCCGCTTGCCGTCTCCGGGACCCGGAACATTGCCCAGCTAGAGACTGAACACGCCGGCCAGCTCAACATCTCCGGCCGCGGTGCCGGCGGCCCGGAGACCGCGAGCGCGGTGCTTGCTGATATCGGCCGACTGTAA